The sequence TTAATTGAAATAGGCTTACTCGCGCACGTTTACTTAATATTTCGGTCACATGTTTTAAGTCATCATTATTAATATAAATTTGCTCAGAAAACCTATCCAAGTGCTCCATGCTAAGCCAAGGGTAATTTATTTCGCTGCACAGGAAAAAATCAACGCGCGCATCATCATTGTTTAAAAGATATTTGAAAATATTTGTTGGTTCGACACGTAGATAGATTAAAGTCGCGATTATGATCACAAAAATATCGCTTATATGCAGTAAAGCTAAACGCCTATCATCTTGATTATCTAGTAATTCGCCTTTTAGCGGCGAGGGGTCGCCAGTTTCAATCAAATTTATGAGGGCACGGCTAAATGTAAGGCGCAAAACCTCTTGTTCATGATCTGGCCAAGCTGAAAGGCCAAGATTTTGATATATTTCATGTATGCCGCTATATGGCATGTGTTGTAGTGATGTCAGCATATAGGTTTCAAGAGTGCGCGGCAGCCAAAATTTGATATTGTCCGCGCCGCCCACGCAGGTTGGGGTTTCCCAATAAACCCCGCAAAAGCTATCAACGGGTGCGGTATGGGGTGATTTACTCGCCTTGGCTATCGTTTCAATAAAATCATCGCGTGTGCAAGTTGTGCAGTATTGTGCTCGTTCCAGGGCAGGTTTGTAATCAGCAAAAGCCTCGTAAATTGTAAGCATACACTCATGAGCGTTTGGTGTTTGTATATCAAAGGTATAGAATAAAGATTTTGGCATTTTATTACGCCTACTATAATTAAAATATTTCATTATAATGCAGTATCTAACAGTTTGTGCAATAATAAACTATCATCATCTTCGTTTAAATCTTCATTATTAGATTTTTGACTATTATAGTCTTGCAGGGCTTTTTCGATATATTGGCATAAAATTGTGTTACCTAATTTTTCATATTTATCCAATTTATCAAATAAGTCTTCAATGGAAATAGCATTAAAAAGGGCAGTGCGTGCCCGTCTGTTTAATAGCTTGGTTAAAAGTTTTAAATTGTCATTGTTATTGATTGTTTCAGCATCATAATAGGCTTCTTCATCGATGCTTAAAAAATCATCACTTATCTCTCGGCATAGGAAAAAATCAATATTTTCATTTTGGTGGGCTTTTAAGTAGGCAAAAATGCCTTTTGGCTCAATACGCAAATAGATGAGCATGCCAATAATTATAGTAAAAATATCGGCATGTTGTTGCAATTCTTTACATCTGTCGCGGCTCTTCGTTAATAATGTGCCGTTTAACGGTGCGGGGTTGCCGCTTTCAACAAAATTAATCAGTGCGCGGCAAAAAGTAAGCCGCAAAACCTCCTGCTCATCAAAAGGCCAGAGAGACAGTCCTATGCTTTGATAACGCTCAACTATGTTTGTAAAAATGCCATTATCGACTGGCGTTAATATATATGTTTCAACGGTGCGCGGCAGCCAAAATTTTATATTGGATATGCCACCCATACAATGGGGGCCTTCCCAATAAATCCCGCTAAAGCTACTTGCTGGTGCTTTACTGGGGGATTTGCATGCTTCAACGATAATTTCAACAAATTCGTCGCTTGCACAGGTTCGACAATAATTGCCGCGACCGCGCGCTGGTGGATAATGAGAAAAAATATTATAGACCGCGCTCATACAATCAATAGCGCTTGGCGGCTGCTCTTCAAAAATATAAAAGAGCTGCGGTTTTTTATTGCCGATTAGCTTTCGTGTCGAGTTTTTCAAAATAGACATAGCTTAACATTACTCACTTATTCATTTTGTTTTCGATTAATTACCATTGTGTTCCGACCTAGAGCTTATCAAAATACCATCTTTGTCAGTGGAGCACTGGCTAATTATCATTTGGGCGATATGGTTGATTGGTTTATTATGAGTATTATGGGGGGCAATGGCTAACCATGTCATATGTTTTATGATAGGTTTAAGTCCGTCGAATTCTAATAGCTTAAATTCGCCTGATTTTAGTTTTGGAGATAAAATTCGAATTGATTCAAGGCCAATACCCATTCCATTTTCAATAGCAGATACCAATTGCGATGCACGGTTAACCGTCATGGATTTTGTTATATTGATTGGTATATGGTTAAAACTTAACCATTCTTCCCAAGTTGTTCGGGCAAATGCATTGCGAATAAGTATAAACTGTTTAAAGTCTTCAATCGTTTTGATTTTATCATAGATATTTTGATGGCAGAACGGATAATAATAATCTGGCCCCAAGTCTAAAGCGTGAGAAATGTGGGCTGCTTTTTCATCAAGAAAAACAGCTATATCGTAATTTTTTATGTCCAGAACGTCTTTTTCTTCATTGGTGATAAGCCGAATATCTTCGTAACCTTTTTCTAGTAGTTCAAGAATTATAGGCTGCATTAAAAAATTGGCAAAGCCCGGTGGACAAAAAAGAGTGATGAAGTGCTCTTTGTTGGTGATGTGATCTATACCTTTTTCAATCTCTTGTAGCCCTGCCTCAACGAAGGATAATAAGGCCTGGCCTTTTGCAGTTAATTCAACACTGTTGGAATTGCGGATGAATAAACGCACTCCTAGCAAATCTTCTAGTTTTTTAGTTGATTGGCTAACAGCACTTGTTGTCAATAACAGTGCTTCACCAGCAAGCTTGAAAGACTGCAAACGTGCAGATATCGCGAAAATATTGAGTAAATTTAGAGGTATATTTTTCATTCTAGGTTAAATCCCACTAAATCAAGATTGAAATTTATTAAATTGATGGTCGAAAAAATATAGCTATATTGGAAATAGAAACGATTACCAAAATACCTCAATTTGCAGCAAAAAGAAATTACCTTAGCAATAACAAGCCGTTAAAATTGGTAAATGCCATTTAAATGGCGGTGCTTATTCCTATAGCAATTGAGGGTGTTAGCTCTAATTAACTGAATGTCTAGTCTTTGCTATATGAACAATTAATTAGTGGTGTGATTAGTCGTATTTAATTAGATAAGTCAAATTCTGAATTGGAAAAATTATGACCAAAGCTATTTCTCAGTTTTCTACAGTTAATGCTTTAATGTCTGGACTATATGATGGTGTATTTTCTGCTGAAACTATTCTTAAAAGCGGCGATTTTGGACTAGGCTGCTCTCATGCATTTGGAGGCGAAGTCATTATTATTGATGGAAAAATGATAGAAGCGCGTGGCGACGGCATCGTTCGTACCATGTCTTCAGCAGAAAAATTACCCTTTGCGCAAGTAACCAGTTTTAATGCGGAAAAAAACATATCTATAAAGAATGTTGCCAAAGAGCAATTGCATGATGTTTTATCGTCTTATACGAAATTTGATAATATATTTTTGGCGGTAAAATATAAAGGTAGTTTTGATAGAATTAAAATTCGCCGCCCTTTGGAGCAAAAAAAACCTTATAAATCTGTTTTAGAAGTCGTGTCAGATCAAGTCGTTGATGAATTGAAAAATGTTTCTGGCACACTGATTGGCTTTTTTTCTCCAAGTTATTTTTCAACCATTTCTGTTTCGCAGTTCCATGTTCATTTTATTTCTGATGATGGGACAAAGGCTGGTCATGTAATGGATTTTGCCATGGCAGAAGGTAATCTAGAATTTGAGCGTAAATTGGGTTTAGATATTAAGTTGCCCGATGATCCTGAATTTTTAAACCAAAATCTAGATATTGATGATATGGTTGAACTTATAAAGCACGTTGAAAATTAAACTTTAGTACAACATTTAAAAAGCCCCTTTTATTAAAGGGGCTTTTTTTGTTTTTATGGCTAGGTTCTTGAGTGGTAAGATGGGAAAGCACCAAGACTGCAATAATGTCTTAAGCTGCTAGCCAAGATAATGGAATTTATTTTTTCAGATTTAAAGACAGCTAGAAAAACGCTAGCCTACTTGCATAAGGCCGCAAAAATCGTTTTTTACCTCCCTTTTAAATTTGGTTCTTTAATATGGTTGTTGGTGGGTTGAACAAGTCTCTTTCGATCAATACAGCTTAGATTTTTTGCCAGAAAAATCGAGGAAATTTCACTCCAATTATAATTAGCTATTTTGGGTGATGCTTCAGCGCATTATTGCCGAGCTATTGCGACGACAAAATCCATTATTGGCTTTGATTGTGGCAAATCGAGACATTTATGTTGCCATTATGTCACGATGGCTTTTTTTTGTTGAAATCTTGAAAAATTTTTTTTTGGGGAACCAAATTTAAAGTTGCGCGTTCAAGAAAAATTCGTGCCAATTTGGCTTTGTTTCATAATAAGAAAATAGTTTTCAAGTTAAATAATTTTAATATTCTAATATTAATAATTAATTTTTCACATTATTTAGAAAATCAAATTACATTTAAGCATTAAGTTATATATTTATTAAATTTTATCAATTGAACTTTATATATATAATTTTTTAATTGATTTTATAGGTATTTATTTAACCTTATATTATAATCCTTAACTGGTTATTATCTTTATATTAGATATTTATTATGTATTTATATTATTACATAATATTGCATGAAATATTAAATTATGTTAATGAGATATACACAGCTGTAACTTTATGAAAGTGAAGTTGTACTCGTGGCTATGTTCGAGGTTTTCGGCGTTTTGCGAGTGCTGGAGTGTAAAGGATCACGCATTTGTGATTCAGCATGCTTAAGTGAGTCTAGTTCAAGTGTGTTCTTGGCGGAGTGTCTTGGGTTGCACTGACTTAATTTTATTTATGAGTTTCTGCGTAAGTGCGTAGTTAAGAATTTATATGTGTATCTACATTGGGTGGGTTAAATGACAAAAACTATTAAGAATAAAAATACTTCTTTAGCAGTTGAAAATCGTCATCGTCGTCGCGAAAGCTTATTGTCTGGCGTTGCAGGTGCTGGCCTTGCAGCTGCTGCGGTGTTGTCTGTTGGTGCAACGTTTACAGCTTCGACCATTGATGTGGCTCAAGGTGCTATTGCAATCAGTGATAACGGGTCAAATTTCCAAAAATGGGATTTGGCAGGCGATTGGAGCGCTCTGCCTGCTGCAATTAAGGGGACTTCAGGTGGTGGCGGTGCTAACGCAAGTAATAATGGTATTGCATTTGTTGGTGACGGTGATTGTTCTGTTTTTACTGGTGATGATACGTATGCAGGCGTTTATGGTGATGATGCTGCTTTTGGTGGGGGGCTTTATGGTTTTGGGAGGCAGACCACAAGTGCTACTTATAATATAAATGCCAATGCTGGTGCTAATACCGCGAAGAATATAGGTATTCAAGTATGGACACCTCCAGCGCAAACTTTTGGTACAGGGAATACGCTTAGTTATCTCGGTAGTGCTACTCAGGCAAACAATCAAACTCAAGCGTTCGGTGTGAATTCATTTGCTGTTGGTTGTAACTCAAAAGCATTGGGTCTTTCTTCCACTGCTATAGGTTTGAATGCGCAGGCAAATGGCACGGGTAGTGTTTCTATGGGGCAGCATTCTATTGCTGACGCTGGCGGTACAATTGCTTTGGGTATTTCTGCTAAAGCTATGGCTGAGGATGCAATTGCATTGGGTTCTTTGTCGAATGCTTCAGTTAGGAATGCGATTGCGATTGGGTCTAATGCTCAGGCAACTGGGGTTGGTGCTACTGCGTTTGGTTCTACTGCTAATGGTAGTGTTGATGCAGGTGTGCTTGCGAGTGGTGCAGGTTCTACAGCTATTGGTGGTAATACGACGAAAGGTGCTAATGCGACCGGTGCAGATTCAGTGGCTATTGCAGGTCAATCACTTGCTAGTGGTGCGTCATCTGTTGCTATTGGTTTAAGTTCGACTGCAAGTGGTGCGTCAGCGATTTCTGTTGGTAATGGCTCGACCGCAAGTGGTGCTCAATCAATTGCAATTGGTGTTGGTAATAATGTAAGTGGTGCAAATTCTGGTGCTATTGGTGATCCAACAACGATTACTGGTGATGGTTCGTACTCTTTAGGTAATGATAATACGATTGCTGGCGCTAATGCCGGTATTTTTGGTAATAATGGCAATATCGGTACAGCTGGCGCTGGCGCTCGTATCATTGGTAATAATGGTAGTGTCAATGTAGCTGATGGCTTTGTTCTTGGTAATTCAGCCTCTGTTACAGCTAGCGGTGGTGTTGCTATCGGCTCATCTTCTAAAGCCTCGACAGCTGCTGGCGGCATTGGTCTTGATCCTTTCACAAATAAGGCATCAGCTACAACTGGTGGTGCATGGGTTGCCACAAATGGTGCGGTAAGCGTTGGTGATGGTTCAACCGTTACTCGCCAAATTACTGGCCTTGCTGCTGGTACTGCTAGTACTGATGCGGTTAATGTTGCACAGCTTAGCAAATTACGTGATTATGCAGCGCAGGGTTGGAATTTAACTGCAGGCGGTGAAAATTCAACCAATGTTGGTGTTGCAGGCGCTATTGATCTAAGTGCTGGTAGTACGAATTTGCTTGTATCAAAAGGTGCAGATAATAATAATGTAACTTTTGACCTTGCTAAAGATATCAATATTACAAGTGTTACGACTGGCAATTCTAAGTTAACAACAAGTGGTCTTGCTATCACTGTTGGTTCTGGTGCAACGGCAGGCACAACAAGTTTGACTGGTACTGGTCTTTCAATCGCCAATGGCCCAAGCGTCACAACGACTGGTATTGATGGTGCAGGGAAATCTGCAACCAATCTTGCAAATGCAACTTTGTCTGCAACGTCAACTGATGCAGTGACTGGTCAGCAACTTTTTGCAACCAATACCACGGCTACAACAAATGCTTCACGCATTAGTAGTTATTTGGGTGGCGGTGCTAATGTTGGTGCTGGTACTGCGCCTACTTATTCCATTCAAGGTGCGAATAAGAGCAGTGTGGGCGATGCATTTGCATCAGTTGATAGTGCACTTGATAATCTTAATCTTAATGCGCTACAATGGAATTCAAGCTTATCAGCCTTTGACGCAAGTTATGATAAGGATGGTACAGGTACAAAGACTGCTCAAAAAATCACTAATGTTGCTGATGGTGAGCTTTCCACTACATCAAAAGATGCTGTTAACGGTTCGCAGTTAAATACTACCAATACGAATGTATCTACACTTGATACTAAGGTTGGTACTTATGCAACTCGTACCAATACCTTCCTTGGTGGTGGTGCAGATATTGCAAATAATAAAGCGCCTAGCTATTCAATTCAGGGTACATCTAAGACCAGTGTTGGTGATGCTTTCTCAGCTGTTGATACAGCAATTACAACAAACAAAACAAATATTGCCACCAATGCTGGTAATATTTCTAACTTGCAAAGAGATGCTCTGCAGTGGAATTCAACCACAAAAGCATTTGATGCTAGCTATGATTCAGCTGGTACAGGCACAAAAACAGCTCAAAAAATTACCAATGTTGCGAATGGTACTAGTGCCAATGATGCGGTAAATTATAGCCAGTTGCAGGCTGTTCAGTCTGGTTCTGCTTGGAATGTGTCCGCTAATGGCGATGCAACCGGCAAAACATCTGTTGGTGGCGGCGCAACTGTAGATTTCAGTGCAGGAAGCACAAATTTAACTGTTGCTAAAAGCGGCACAAATCTTTCATTTGATTTGGCTAAAGATATTAGCATTGATAGCGTAACTACTGGTAACACAAAGGTTTCAACCAGTGGTGTTGCGATTGCAGTTGGATCTGGTGCGACGGCTGGGACAACAAGCTTAACTGGAACGGGCTTAACCATTTCAGGTGGCCCAAGCATTACAACAACCGGTATTGATAATGCTGGTAAAAAAGCAACTAATCTTGCTGATGCAACATTGTCTGCAACTTCAACCGATGCAGTTACAGGTAAACAATTGTTTGCAACCAATGCAAATGTAACAACTGTTGATGGCCGCGTTACCACGCTTGATACAAAGGTTGGTACTTATGCAACGCGCGCTAGCACCTATTTGGGTGGTGGTGCAGATATTGCTGCTGGTACTGCGCCAAGCTTTACAATTCAAAGTACAGCTTATGGCAATGTAGGTGCTGCTTTAGGAGCTGTTGATACAACATTGACAGGTCTTAAAACTGACGCTCTACAGTGGAATGCAACATCATCTGCTTATGATGCAAGTCATGGTACAACATCTGCGCAAAAAATTACCAATGTTGCTGATGGTACGTTATCTGCTACATCTAAGGATGCAGTTAACGGTTCGCAGCTTAATACAACAAATGCTAATGTAACTGCTGTTGATGGTCGCGTAACGACCGTTGATGGCCGTGTTAGCACGCTTGATACTAAGGTTGGTACTTATGCAACACGCGCTAGCACCTATCTTGGTGGTGGTGCAGATATTGCTGCAGGCACTGCGCCAACATTTGCTATTCAAGGCGCTAACTACAACAACGTAAATTCTGCCTTTGGCGCAGTTAACTCAACGTTGACTACGCAAAATACTAATATTTCTGCATTGCAAACTGATGCATTGCAATGGAATAGTGCTTCCCTTGCTTATGACGCAAGTCATGGTAGTGGTTCAGCTCAAAAAATCACCAATGTAGCAAATGGTACTGCTAGTTCAGATGCTGTTAACTATGGCCAGTTAACCAATGCGATTAATTCTTCTGCTTGGAGTTTGGCAGTTGGTAGTGAAGCCGGCACTGCTATTGGTAATGGTGCAACAGTTAAGTTGTTGGCTGGTAGTAGCAATCTAACAATTGCTCGTGCTGCTGGAACTAATGATATTACTTTTGATATCTCAAAGAACTTGAGCCTCACCAGTGTTACTGCAACAGGTGCTGTGACGGCAAATAGTCTTGTCGCTGGTAATTCAACTATTAATAATAATGGTTTAACTATCGCTAATGGTCCTAGTGTTACAGCAACTGGCATTGATGCAGCTTCATTGAAGGTTACTAATGTTGCTGCAGGTACATTATCCGCTGCTTCAAAAGATGCCGTCAATGGTTCTCAGCTTTATACTACCAATACCAATGTGGCTTCGAATAAGACAGCTATTACTGATCTCCAAACCAATGCATTGCAATGGAATGGCACAGATTCTTTTGATGCAACACGTAATAGTGCTGCACAAAAGATTACAGGTGTTGCTGCAGGTACATTATCTGCAACTTCAACTGATGCTGTAAATGGTGCTCAGCTCAATGCAACCAACACCAATGTTTCAGCAAATAAGACAGCAATTAGCGGTCTCCAAACCAATGCACTGCAGTGGGATGGCACAAGTGCTTTTGACGCTACACGCAATAATGCATCACAAAAGATCACAGGTGTTGCTGCAGGTACATTATCTGCAACTTCAACTGATGCTGTAAATGGTGCTCAGCTTAATGCTACAAACGCCAATGTCACCACAAATAAGAACTCAATTACGGCTCTTCAAAGTGATGCATTGCAATGGAATGCAAATCTAAGTGCTTATGATGCAGGTCATGGTACAGGCACAGCGCAAAAAATCACTAATGTTGCTGATGGTACTTTATCAACTACATCTACAGATGCGGTGAATGGCAAGCAGCTCAATACAACGAATACCAATGTAACCGCTGTTGGCAATCGCGTTACTGCGCTTGATACAAAAGTAGCTACACAGGCTAATAATGTAAGCACTTATCTTGGTGGTGGTGCTGATGTTGCTGCTGGTGTTGCACCTACTTATACCATCCAAAGCGCTTCTAAAACGAGCGTTGGTGATGCTTTCTCAGCCGTGGATACCGCACTTACTACCAATAAAAATGCAATAGCTACCAACAAAACAGCTATTACTAACTTGCAAACAGATGCTCTACAGTGGAATTCTGCTTCAGGTGCTTATGATGCAAGTCATGGTAGTGGTACAGCTCAAAAAATCACCAATGTTGCTGCTGGTACTTTGTCAACAACATCAACCGATGCTGTTAATGGTGCCCAGCTTAATGCAACCAATACCAATGTGACTGCCAACAAGACTGCAATTGCTGCAAGCAATGCTAATATTGCAAATCTTCAGGCAAATGCTTTGCAATGGAATGGTACAGATAGCTTTGATGCAAATCGTGGTGGTGCAGCTCAGAAAATTACTGGTGTTGCAGCAGGTACATTGTCAGCAACATCAACTGACGCTGTAAACGGTGCTCAACTTAATACAACTAACACCAATGTAACTGCTAATAAGACAGCAATTACAGCTAATACTAATGCAATTGGCGCTCTTCAAACCAACGCATTGCAATGGGATGGTACAGGTGCTTTCGATGCAACTCGTAACGGCGGTTCTCAGAAGATCACTGGCGTTGCAGCAGGTACATTGTCAGCAACTTCAACTGACGCAGTAAATGGTGCTCAGCTTAACGCTACCAATAATAATGTAACTGCAAACAAGACTGCAATTACTAGCCTACAAACAGATGCACTTCAATGGAACGCCGTTTCTGGTGCATATGATGCAAGCCATGGTAGTGGTACAGCACAAAAAATCACCAATGTTGCTGATGGTGCGTTATCAACTACATCAACTGATGCAGTTAACGGTAAGCAACTTAATGCAACCAACACCAATGTAACTGCTGTTGGTAACCGCGTTACTGCTCTTGATACCAAAGTTGGAACTTATGCTTCTAACGTTGATAGTTATCTTGGTGGTGGGGCTTCAGTTTCTGGCGGTACTGCGCCAAGCTTCACAATCCAGGGCGCAACTAAAAATAGCGTTGGCGATGCATTCACTTCTGTTGATACTGCTCTTACAACCAACAGAAATGCAATTAATGCAAATAAGACTGCAATCACAGGTCTTCAGACTGATGCACTTCAGTGGAATGCGACTTCTGGTGCTTATGATGCAAGTCATGGTACAACCTCAGCACAAAAAATTACTAATGTTGCAGCGGGTACTTTATCTACAACATCAACCGATGCTGTAAATGGTGCACAGCTTAACGCAACCAATGCAAATGTTACTGCAGTTGGTAACCGTGTGACTGATGTTGATACTCGTCTTGGTACAGCTGTTAGTAACGCCAATAAATATTTTGGTGGTTCTACAGATTTAGCTGCAGGTACTGCACCAAGCTTTACCATCCAAGGCAATGCAACTAACAATGTAACCTCTGCATTTGGTGCAGTTGATACAGCCTTGACAGGCCATGGCACATCAATTGCTGCGCTTCAAACCAATGCTCTTCAATGGAACCAAAATCTTGGTGCTTATGATGCAAGCTATGGTTCGAATGCACCGCAAAAAATTAGCAATGTAGCTAATGGTACTAACACCAATGATGCTGTTAATCTTGGTCAATTGAATGAGCAAATTGGTCAAACTGGTTGGAATCTTTCCGTAAATAATGCTAATTCGACAAAAATTGGCAAAGACGCTACGGTTGATCTAAAATCAGGCAGCAGCAATTTGACTATTGCTAAAGCAACAGGCAGCAATGACGTAACTTTTGATATTGCCCGTAATCTTGATCTTGATAGTATCCAAGCTGGTAATGTTAAGCTTGATAATACCGGTCTTGTTATTACTGGTGGTGCAAGCGTTACAACAACTGGTGTTAATGCTGGTAATCAAAAAATTACCAATGTTGCACAAGGTACAGCTGCAACTGATGCGGTTAACTTTGGTCAATTGACAACAACCAATAATAATGTTGCAGCTAATACGACTGCGATTGCTGCCAATAAAACAGCAATTACAGCCAATACAACTGATATCACTGATCTTAAAACCAATGCATTGCAATGGAATGGTACAGATTCATTTGATGCAACACGTAATGGTGCTGCACAAAAGATTACTGGTGTAGCAGCAGGCACTGCAGCAAGTGATGCTGTAAACTTTGGTCAATTGACAACAACAAACAACAATGTTGCTGCCAATACCACTGCAATTACCACCAATAAGAATGCAATTGCTACCAACACAACTGACATTGCTGGTCTTAAAACCAATGCTCTACAATGGGATGGTTCTGGTACATTTGATGCAACACGTAATGGTGCTGCACAAAAGATTACTGGTGTAGCAAATGGCACTGCAGCAAGTGATGCGGTTAACTTTGGTCAGTTGACAACAACCAACACCAATGTAACAAATGTCGGAAATCGCTTAACAACAGCTGTAAGCAATACCAATAAGTATTTTGGTGGTACAACAGATGTGGCTGGCGGCGTTGCTCCAAGCTTTGCTACCCAAAACGGCACTGCAAATAACGTGACTGATGCATTTAGTGCAGTTAACACCAGCATTACTGGTCAGGCTACATCAATTGCAGCTCTTCAAACCGACGCTCTACAGTGGAGTTCTTCACTTGGTGCGTATGACGCAAGTCATGGTAGCAATGCACCACAGCGCATTTCAAATGTTGCTGCTGGTACAAGTGCAACCGATGCAGCAAATGTGGGCCAGTTAACGACAGCTATCAGCTCAACCGGTTGGAACCTTTCTGCTAATGGTTCTAATGCAAGCAAAGTTGGTAATGGTGGTACTGTTGATCTTCGTGCAGGCAGCAGCAATCTTACCATTGCTAAGGCAACCGATAGCAGCACTGTAGCTTTTGACATTGCTAAAGATCTTGATCTTACAAGTGTTAAGACTGGTGACGCTACACTCAATACCAATGGTCTTACCATCACTGGTGGTCCAAGCGTAACCAAGACTGGCATTGATGCAGGCAATACAAAAGTAACTAATGTTGCTGCAGGTACTGCTGCTAGTGATGCGGTTAACTTTGGTCAGTTGACAACAACCAATACTAATGTTGCAGCTAATACGACAGCAAT comes from Bartonella sp. HY038 and encodes:
- a CDS encoding LysR family transcriptional regulator, coding for MKNIPLNLLNIFAISARLQSFKLAGEALLLTTSAVSQSTKKLEDLLGVRLFIRNSNSVELTAKGQALLSFVEAGLQEIEKGIDHITNKEHFITLFCPPGFANFLMQPIILELLEKGYEDIRLITNEEKDVLDIKNYDIAVFLDEKAAHISHALDLGPDYYYPFCHQNIYDKIKTIEDFKQFILIRNAFARTTWEEWLSFNHIPINITKSMTVNRASQLVSAIENGMGIGLESIRILSPKLKSGEFKLLEFDGLKPIIKHMTWLAIAPHNTHNKPINHIAQMIISQCSTDKDGILISSRSEHNGN
- the budA gene encoding acetolactate decarboxylase; translated protein: MTKAISQFSTVNALMSGLYDGVFSAETILKSGDFGLGCSHAFGGEVIIIDGKMIEARGDGIVRTMSSAEKLPFAQVTSFNAEKNISIKNVAKEQLHDVLSSYTKFDNIFLAVKYKGSFDRIKIRRPLEQKKPYKSVLEVVSDQVVDELKNVSGTLIGFFSPSYFSTISVSQFHVHFISDDGTKAGHVMDFAMAEGNLEFERKLGLDIKLPDDPEFLNQNLDIDDMVELIKHVEN